The window ATCCATCCACAGATCAAAACTAACTGGATCGCTTCACCACCATTAGTCGTTGCATTTGCGATTGCAGGTACAACACGTATCGATATCTCAAAAGATCCGATCGCTCAAGATAAAGATGGTAATGATGTTTACCTCAAAGATATCTGGCCTTCAAATCATGAGATTGCAGAAGCAGTTGCAAAAGTTGATGGCACAATGTTCCGTAAAGGCTATGAAGGTGTCTTCGACGGTGATGCTCACTGGCAGGCGCTTGATGTTGATAAGACAGAGACATTCCAATGGAATGAGAAATCAACTTATGTTCAACATCCTCCATACTTTGAGAAGATTGACCAACCGGTTGAAGCTGTTAAATCAATCGAAAATGCAAATGTACTTGCATACTTTGGTGACTCAATCACCACAGACCATATCTCTCCAGCAGGGGTAATTATGGCAGGTTCACCAGCAGGTCTCTATCTCCAAGATAAAGGGGTACAGCCAAAAGACTTTAACTCTTATGGTTCACGTCGTGGTAACCATGAAGTAATGATCCGCGGTACTTTTGCCAATATCCGTATTCGCAACAAGATGTTAACAGACGTTGAGGGTGGATATACGAAGCATATTCCTTCAGGCGAAACAATGCCTATCTATGATGCGGCGATGCGTTATGCTGAAGAGAATACCCCATTAATCGTTCTTGCGGGTAAAGAGTATGGTTCAGGTTCGAGCCGTGACTGGGCAGCTAAAGGTCCAAACCTTTTAGGTGTTAAAGCAGTTATTGCTGAGAGCTATGAGCGTATTCACCGTTCTAACTTAATCGGTATGGGTATCCTTGCACTTCAGTACAAAGATGGCCAAAATGCTGAGAGCTTAGGTTTAACAGGTGAAGAGTCATTCTCAATTGCGTTAAATGATGATATTAAGCCAGGTCAAGATATCGAAGTTGTAGCACGTAAAGCAGATGGTAGTGAGGTGAAATTCACTGTTCTTTGCCGTATCGATACTCTTAATGAAGTCGATTACTATAAATCAGGCGGTATCTTACATTATGTTCTTCGTGAGATGATCAAAGAGCATAAATAGTCGGTGACTACTTAAACTGGTTATTATTTAAAGAGAAGAGATGCAGATTCTTGCATCTCTTTTTCTGTTTTATGTGATAATATTAAATGAAAGTTAGTCGTAAAATTAAACGTTAAACTAACAGCCAAACTAACAACTAAATTTAGCAGTTGAGTTAATTATCAAAAGAAAGATCTCGTGAAGGATGGAGTGATCGATCGAGTAGAGAGAGATAAATTAATAGCTGTTAGCAATTGAGTAATCAGGGATAATTAAGGGTAATAAGGAGAAAGATGATGAAGTTAATGACAAAGATGGCTTCTTTATTTGCGATTGTTGCTGTTGTAACTGCTTGTTCTACTTGGGATGGGATGAGCAGTAAGGAGAAGGGAATGGTGATCGGCACAGGTGCAGGGGCTGTTGCCGGCGCTGCAGTGACAGATACAATCTTAGGAACAGGTATTGGCGCTGCAGTCGGCGGTGTTATCGGTAATGAAGTAGGTAAAGCACTCTAATATTTTCAAAATCGCTTATATCGATTATTGAATGAGTAACTTAAAGAGTAATTATAAAGTGTAATTATAAAGTGTAATGAGACCCGTAGAGTGTAATCTATTCTACGGGTCTATCTTTGTGTTAATTATTTCATGATCATTTATCGATCTTTATGGGGTAACTCACTATTTTGGCGGCTCTCCCAACGCTTTTTAGCAAGAAGGCGCATATCGGGCACAATATCATGTTCATCAAGAATCTCTTCACCAATCAGTCTCTCTAAGATATCTTCTAAGGTGATAATACCGAGCCATGTCCCATACTCATCATAGATAAAGGCAAGGTGTTGTTGCTCATCAAGAAGTTTACGAAATGCATTTTTAACGCTGATTGTATCGGGAAAGACTAAGGGTTCTTCTGCAAGATCCATAATCTTCTCCCCCTCTTGCGCAACCTTTAGGAGATCATGCCGGAAAAAGATCCCTAAAGGATTCTCTGCATCATCAATAATGGGGTATCGTGAAAATTGATGCCTCTCAATCAGATCGGTCAAACTCTCAGGGTCGATATCGGGCTTAATTGCAGTTGTCACAACACGTGGTGTCATAATTGAAGTGATATCAACTTCATTGAGATCTAAGACATTAGCGATCACCTGTTGCTCTTTTGTCTCTATCTTTCCAAGCTCTTTAGCAAGTTGTGATAGCGCTTTAATCTCTGCTCGTAGATTGATCTCCTCTTTATGATTACCAATAATGCGTAAAATTCGATCGGAGAGCCAAATAAAGGGGCGTAGAAGAAGAATCATCGGATTGAGGATCTTCGGCAATGCCGGCGCTATTTTTCGCCAATATTTTGCCCCCAATACTTTAGGAATAATCTCTGAAAGGATCAGAATCAGAATCGTCATAATCGCCGAGGCGATACCTAAGTAATGGCTACCATAAAGCGCTGTCACTTGAGCGCCAACGCCGGCAGCGCCTGCTGTATGCGCAATTGTATTGAGCGTTAGAATCGCAACTAATGGCCGATCGATCTTATCTCTTAATGCCTTTAGTGCAATATAGAGCTGTGGCGAGCGACTCTTCTGTTGTGAGATAAAAGTGGGGGTTAATGAGAGTAGGCTTGCCTCTAAAATAGAACAGAGAAATGAGACCGCAATCGAAATAACAACGATAAAAATGAGTAGAACCATAGTGACTCTAAAAAGAAAAAGAAGTATCGATTATAACGAATTATTCCTCTGTTTGCTGTGGTAATCATCTTATAATGAGATTTTCTGATCTTTACTATATTGATCTAGGCCCGATAAAATAGAGACTTCAGAGATTTGATATAGATTACTTTTTCAAGTATCTCTTTTTTAAGAGATAATTGCTCATAGATCGCGATAAATAAAAGTTATGAAGATCTTTTTAATAAAATTAAAGAAAGTTATTAATATAATTCATTTTAATAATCAAACCTAACGTATTATGCTGTAGTTGTTGAGCGATAAGACTTAACAGTGAGCTTGAGTGAAATCGCTTAAGCAGTAAGACTTAACCGAACTCTTTAACTTCAGCAGAAGGATAACTTTATGAGCGATAAAAAATATTTTACGACCGCAGCAGGCGCACCTGTAGCTAAC of the Ignatzschineria indica genome contains:
- a CDS encoding glycine zipper 2TM domain-containing protein: MMKLMTKMASLFAIVAVVTACSTWDGMSSKEKGMVIGTGAGAVAGAAVTDTILGTGIGAAVGGVIGNEVGKAL
- a CDS encoding CNNM domain-containing protein codes for the protein MVLLIFIVVISIAVSFLCSILEASLLSLTPTFISQQKSRSPQLYIALKALRDKIDRPLVAILTLNTIAHTAGAAGVGAQVTALYGSHYLGIASAIMTILILILSEIIPKVLGAKYWRKIAPALPKILNPMILLLRPFIWLSDRILRIIGNHKEEINLRAEIKALSQLAKELGKIETKEQQVIANVLDLNEVDITSIMTPRVVTTAIKPDIDPESLTDLIERHQFSRYPIIDDAENPLGIFFRHDLLKVAQEGEKIMDLAEEPLVFPDTISVKNAFRKLLDEQQHLAFIYDEYGTWLGIITLEDILERLIGEEILDEHDIVPDMRLLAKKRWESRQNSELPHKDR